The Prosthecobacter fusiformis sequence CTAAACTGGGGTATCCCGGACACGTTATTTGGCATGAGGCTGTATCCTGTCCCGCTGCTGCTGCGCGCCTTTCGGGGAACGATCTGGGCACGACGGTTCGACTATGATACGGAGATCGCAGTGCGTCTGGCCTGGCAAGGAGTGCCCATGCTGGCCGTGCCGACGACTGTTCGCTATCTGACCCAAGAAGAAGGCGGCGTTTCTCAGTTTCGCTATTTTCGGGATAACACTGTGCTAACGTGGATGCATGCGCGGTTGCTATTCGGGTTTGCCTGGAGGCTGCCCCTGCTGCTGCTGCGCCTGGGGCGCGGAGGCAACCCACTACGCAAAGTCTCTGCATGACGCCCACCCTGGCCCAACTTGAAAACATCGCTGCACTGTGTGAACGGCGCTGGGATTTCTTTTACACACGCTCCAAACTGGCCAGTGACCCTGTTTATCAGGCCGTGGTCAAGGAGATCGGCCAGACTGACCTGCCCGTGCTGGACATCGGCTGCGGCATCGGCCTGCTGGCGCATTACCTGCGCACTTGCGGGCATACGGCACCGATCACAGGCTTTGACTATGACAAGCGCAAGATCGCCAGCGCGATGGATATGGTGGTGAAGTCTGGAAACCAGGGGCTGGCCTTTTCAGCCGGGGATGCGCGGACGGGGCTGCCCGACTTTAGCGGCCATGTGGTGATCCTGGACATCCTGCAATTTTTTACCATGGAGGAACAGAATACTCTGCTGGCAGCGGCGGCGGCACGAGTGGCCCCTGGGGGCAAACTGGTAATCCGCACCTGTCTCCGTGACGCCTCACGACGTTATAAAATCACGGTTCTGGGGGATTATCTGGCGAAGATGACCTTCTGGATGAAGGCGGCGCCGACGGCTTATCCGGAGGCGGACCAGTTCCGCCAGGTGCTGTCAGATTCCGGTTTGAAGGTGGAAATATCCCCGTTGTGGGGTGGCACTCCGTTTAACAATCATCTGATTGTGGCGCAACGGTAACACTGTGATTCAACGCCTGCCTGGACAACGCTGTCCATTTCCGCTAGAAAAACCGCCCACATGCCGTCCCCCCATCGATTCCCCACCCTGTTGCTCGCTGCCCTGTTATGGGTGATGGGCATTTCAGGCGCAGCGGCCCAGTGGCTGGTCTATGAATTGCGATTCACCCCCGAGGAAGAATCGGTCAATTTCAGCTTCTATACAGGCGGCTATGTGGTGGTCCCCGCAGAGGGTGGAGCGGCGACTGTTTTGCTGACGACGGAGGATGGAGGCCGTTTTTATGCCGTGGCTGAGAGCAGCGGCAAGTTTTTCATGGCGGCCAATGCCAGTGTGCGAAAGGCTGTCTTTGCTGCGGCAGCGCTGACGGGCACCTCGCAGTCTTTTTATACGGCCTCAGGACATATGAACCGCTCACTCCTGCTGAGCGGGAATGGTGGAACCCGCTCCTGGAGGGTGGCTGAAAGCCTGACGGGCAGGCTGATGACGGCGGATGATGAATCCTTTACCGGCCCTTCCGCCGACGGATCGCTGGGCGTGGTGGGCAGTGCGCTGATGCTGGGGACGCTGCGGGAGGACCTGACGGCGAATGCGAGCGCGGCTTTCACCACGCAGAATGCTGCGACGGCGTATCTCATCGAACTTTTGGAAAAATACGGCTATGTGCCGGACGTGGGCAGCCTGCCAGCACCGCTCATTTCCTCTGATGAGGCAGCGATGATCGATGCCAGCCTGTTCCCTGTTGAAATCCATGGCCAGGGTCCGGCCCAAGACTGATGAAAAATATTCGCCAAGCTTTGGTCCAATGCCTGGAGGCCTCAGGCGGCTCCGGTATCCCCCTCCCTATCGCGACGCCTAGTTCGTCCGTGATCAACCAGCTCCTGGACATGGGCGCTCTGGATGAAGAGTCCTTCCTATCCCAACTGGCGGTGAGGGTGGGGCTGGGATACGTCTCCACACCGCTGCCGGACAGTGCGGATGCTCCAGAGATGAAGCGACTGTTGCCGCCGAGGGTGGCTCTGAAACACCGGCTGCTGCCTTTGAAAATCGAGGAGGATGAAATCACCGGGGCTAAAAAGCTGATCGTAGCCGCCTATGATCCCTTTGACCTCATTGGCCGTCAGGCGGTGGCACGTGAGGTGGATGCACCTGTGCGTTGGCAGATCGCCCCGCGTAAACGTCTGCTCAATGCGATGCGGGACTTTTACGGGGTGGGTGCAGATACCTTTGAAGAGATCCTAAAAGGCCGTGACGTGGACGGCTCAGACCTGGAACAGCGTGACGAGGCGAACATCATCGATGCAGATGATGAAGAGGCCTCCGTGGTCAAATTTGTGAATACGGTGATCCGTGAGGCCCTGGAACAGCAGGCGACGGACATTCATGTGGAGCCCATGGAAGACAAGCTGCGGATGCGCTATCGCATCGACGGACGGCTGCGTGAGGTGCCGGTGCCGGAGAACATCAAGCAACTCCAGCAATCCGTGATCGCCCGTCTTAAAGTGATGGCGAAGCTGGACATCGCGGAGCGCCGCCTGCCGCAGGACGGACGCATCAGCCTGCAGATCGCTGGCCAGCTCATTGATGTCCGTGTGGCGACGATCCCGAGTGTGGAGGGGGAAAGCATTTCCCTGCGTTTGCTGGGTCAGGAGAAATTCAACCTGGACCGCTTGCGCATTGAGACAGACCTGCGCGGCGAGATCGAAGTGCTGCTGAAAAAGCCGAACGGGATCATCCTTGTCACCGGCCCGACCGGATCTGGGAAATCGACGACGCTTTACACCTTTCTAAGCCAGCTCAACACAGAGCACCGGCGCATTGTGACCATCGAAGATCCAGTGGAAAACAAACTGCCGGGGGTGGTTCAAATTGCGGTGAGGCCGGAGATCGAGCTGACCTTTGCCACCGGCCTGCGCAGCATCCTGCGTGGTGACCCGAACGTGGTCATGGTGGGGGAAATGCGCGACCTTGAAACGGCTGAAATCGCCATCCGTGCAGCTTTGACGGGTCACTTGGTCTTCAGCACGCTGCACACGAACAATGCCATCGGCGGGATCATGCGTCTGGTGGACATGGGGGTGGAGCCGTTCCTTGTGGCGACTTCCGTGCGTGCCTTCATCGCCCAGCGTCTGGTGCGCCTGCTTTGCACAGCCTGCCGTGAGCCTGAACCTGAAGCAGAAATGAAGCTGCGGGAGCTGAAATATACGGGCCCTATACGGACCCAGGTCTATCGGGCCAAGGAGGGCGGGTGTGAAGCCTGCCGCCATACCGGCTATAAAGGACGAATGTCCATCTATGAACTGGTGCGCCTGACGCCGGCGATGGGAGAACTGATCACCCACAAAGCGAGCAGCGCACAGTTGATGGTGCAGGCCTATAAGGACGGCTACCGCCCGATGCGTGAATACGGGGTGCGCAAAGTCCTGGACGGGAATACCACGATCGAAGAAGTGATCAGTGTGACCGTTGCGGAATCCGAGCAATAAAGTCTCCGTTGGAGATAGAGCCCCATTGCTTACAGTGGCGAGGGGGCGGCACCTTCTTTACTGAATTTAATGGCATCGAACTCACCGTAGGATTCCAACCCGTACTCGATGCCGGTTTCGATGATGAGCTGCTTAATCTCACGGAAGGTGGCGAATGAATCCGGATAAATGTAAATGGTGAGGTAGCCGCCAGTCTGTTTATGATGGAGAAAAAGCTGTTTGAGCTGTTCCCAGTCCCGTCTCACCAGCAAGCCCTCGGTCTTTTTGGGATGAGCGATGAAACCTTCATCCGCCTCATGAGCGCGACGAACCGAAGGCGTGGCTTTGCCCTCCGCATCCGTCAAAGGAAACACCTCACCATACCTTAAGATGACAGGCCGGGGGTCTTTGGTCTTGGGTTTTTCACGAGGCATCCGAAGCTGCTCAATGTTCTGATTTTCGCTGGCATCCGCCTGGCGGGTGAGACGCTGAAGCCGCTCCGTGACATGATCTGCCTTCAATTGCGCGGCCTGGAGCTGAGACTGAATGTCCGCCAAGCGCGCAGCTTCCGCGATGGACTGCTGCCGCAGGGTGGCAAGCTCCCGGCCGGGATCTACGGAGGCGGCCTGCCCCCGCTGGCGTTCCTGACGGGTGCGCTCATCCTGATCAAGGCGAAGACGCTCGACGGTGGCGCGGAGTTCATCACGCTCGGCGACGAGGAGACGTAGCCCGCGATTATCCTGAATTTTCAATTCCTCCAGCAACATTTCCAGGCGTGCTTTTTCCTCCCGGGCAGCCTCAATACGACGCTCCAGCAGAAGGCCTTTTCCATGAACATCTGCAACGGGTGAAACCGGGGTGGGCTCAGGCTCACGAGTAACCAGGGCCAACAGGCAGGCGATGAGGATGATGCTGCCAAAGACGTTGCACAACGTGTCTAAAAGAAGGTCAAAGCTATCGGCAGGAGCCTGCTGGCGGTGATTTCTCATGGCAGGGCTATTTGAATTCCAACTGTATTTCCTCGGGAATCAGGTCATATCCGATCTCATATCCCCAATGCCGGGCACGGGAGGTGACTCCGTCAAAATGCTGGGCACCGGAGGGCTTAAAGTAAAAAACGAGGTAATGAGTCGCTGGTGAAAAGGAACTGAGATTTTCCAGCATTTCAGGAATGGAATAAGCAGTGCGCGAGGGGCCACCATCAAAGCGCTGAATGATCCAAGGCGGTTGCTGGACGAGAATGAGGACGGGTTCTTTGGATGTATCGCTACGCTCCGGGATAAGGCGGAGGACATTGCTGCGGTCACGAGTTTTAAGCAGGCGTGATTCGGCTTCTTTGACCTGGTTTTCCACTTCGGCCATTTGGGTGGCGGCATCGGTGACACGGCGGGAGGTTTCCTCCTGGGCACGCTTGATTTCTTCGATGTGTGTCAGCAAATTTTGCTTCTCGATCTGGGCCTCCCGGTCTGGATCTGAGAGGGGGACACTTTCACTGGTGAATGTGTCTGCGGAAAGGCGGAGGACGGAGGCTTTCAAGGCCTCAATGGCGCGTTTCAAGGCGGGACCGTCTTCAGCAGGGAGTTTTTGGAGGGCTTTCACTTCTGCATTGAGCAGTGCATTTTTAGCAGCGAGATCCGCCAGCTCTATGTCATTGAGGCCAACGCCATCCGCATCTTTGCTGAGGGTGGCTGCATCGTTGACATTCAGTGCGAGGAAAACAGCAATCATGATCAGAAAGCCTGCGGTCCCCGTGATGATATCCTGAAAGGCAAAAAAGCCTGAAGCAGGAGTCGCATGTCTGGAGAATCGAGACCTCATGGACGTGAATCAGTGAGAGGAAAGCTTGAGCTTACCCGCCACATGTTTGTGACAGATGTCATTGCAGGCATCCAAAAACTCGGACTCCCGGGCCTGAAGGAAGCTGACAATCAGCTGCAAGGCCAGGGCACAGACGAGGGCGATGAGAGTGGTATCAAACGCGGTGCCGAGGCCGCCAGTAACGGTCTGCATGGAGGAGCGGAGACTGTCCATGCCAGCCCCGGACTGGAGGGTATTGGTAAAGCCCCCGATGGCCTGGCTGAGGCCAAGGACGGTGCCGATGAAGCCCAGAACCGGAATGGCCCAAATGAACCCTTGGATGAGGCCATAACTGGAGGCGACCTGGGCCTCATCATTCTCCGCCTGGATTTTCAGGATGGTGGCTACATCCGAGGCGTGACCGATGTTATGGAGGTTGGCCAAGGCAAGATCAATGCGGTTCAGCAGGACAAAATGGTGGGGATTATCCACCATGACGGACATGCGCTCGCGGACGGATCTGGCGGTGGCCGGAGTGAGCTCAAAATCCGGCTGCTGGGGCATGACCGGCAGAGCCAGTGCCTGCTGCTGGAGCACGGTCTTGCGCCACTTGAAAAATAAGATGGAGAGTGCCCAGAAAAAAAGCAGCACCGTGGGATAAGGACAGGGGCCGCGATCCAGAAACATGCTGGCGAGCCACTGCGACTGCGGCCAGCGCTGGAGGATGAGAATGACGCCTGTGAAAAAGGCGACGGTGAGCAAAATGCCCAAGAGGAAAGGCAGGCTCTTGCCAGGATTGGTGAACCGTCCACCGCGAAAACCCAGTCTGCGCTCAATGTCCCGGCGGGACCAATCCAGCAAAACGGGTGTGTTTTGAAAAGGATTGCGCGGCAGGTGGCTTTCAGCACCGGATGGCAGTGGAGGAACGGCAGGTGTATCTGACATGAAAATTAAAAATGTTTGAATAGCTCCATGAACACAGCGGACATGATGATAATCATAATGATGCCGTACGTGATCGCCAGCCCAGCCATGGCCAGCCCCCGGCCACCTAACAGCGGATTATTGCGGATCTTAACCAGGGCGATATGACCAAAGATGATGCTCAAGATCCAACTGATCAAATTCACGATCGGGATAAAGAAGAGCAGGCTCAAGACAAAACTAGCGATGGCCAGACCGCTGGTACGGGCAGACGCTGCCGGGATCTCCAAATGATATGTGGGTAGCTGGGGAGGCGTTGGCTCTACAGGCGGAGCCACAAACAGAGGCTTCCGGAGAAGATGCTCAGGAATGGGAGGCGGCCGGCCTGGCATGGGGATGCTCTGCGCCTGCTCCAGCTTTTCCTGGAGATCCTGAAGCTTGGCCTCGTATTCCGTGCGCAGCCGGGTTTCGTTTTGCTTGGCTGCGACCTGAACAGGGTCGGATGAGGGATGGAGATTTTCCAGGAAGTCACGCAGTGGCTGCCATTTTTCATCCACATGGATTTGATACAGGGAATGAATGCGGCCGGAGCTGAGGGCTTCCCGGATTGTTGCCAAATCCCAGGGGCCGAAGCGCTGGCCACGCCATTGAAGGTGGTATTGTGCAGGGGCACTCATGGCTGTGAGGGAGCGAGAAAGAGGGATTCTCCTGCTGCAGGGGTATGGTTGGAACCACTGGCGGAAAGAGCAGATTCAAAACGCTCCATCAAAGAGGCGCGGTCTATCGAGATGAAAAAGACGGGGCTGAGAGGTTGGGCTTCTTTGGCTTTCAAAGGGTTGGCGGGGGGCAGCGAAGACTGGGGATTGGCGACCAGCAAGGGTTTAAGACCTGCTTTGGAAAGTACCCAGAGCTCAGAGGCCGCACGTGCTGGAATTTTGAGACGGAGAGTGAGATCTGTCTCCACGTAACCGCCAAATTTGAGCCCGGATCTGGCAACGGCGGTGAGCATTTCCCGCCGGGCTTTGGCTTCTTTCATGTATGAGCGTCCGGTGGTCTTTTCAAAGTAGGCGTTGAGCGGACTGGTGAAGCGGGTGCGGACAGACTGGAGCAGCCAGTCTTCACTGCGCAGTCTGGTATCACCAAGAACACGATGCAGCTCGGCGAGGTCTGCCTGCAAAGTGGGGCTGAAATGAAAACCCCACGCCAGGGGGCGGGTGCTGGCCATATCCTCCAGGCGAAGCATGAGATAGGCCTTGGTGATGGGGTTGGCGTCTTTGTCATCAATGATCTGCTCAAAGATCTCCAGCAACGGACGGAGGAAGCGCTCGCCTTCGGGATCGGTCATCCGGCTGAGTTGCAAGGTGTTCATCAACTCGCTGGTGGTGCTGAGTTTTGAGGAGACAACACCCTGCCCTCCGAAATTGCCAGGCCCGAAGACCACCCGGCGGAAGTCCTTTTGGGTGAAAGTGACGG is a genomic window containing:
- a CDS encoding class I SAM-dependent methyltransferase, encoding MTPTLAQLENIAALCERRWDFFYTRSKLASDPVYQAVVKEIGQTDLPVLDIGCGIGLLAHYLRTCGHTAPITGFDYDKRKIASAMDMVVKSGNQGLAFSAGDARTGLPDFSGHVVILDILQFFTMEEQNTLLAAAAARVAPGGKLVIRTCLRDASRRYKITVLGDYLAKMTFWMKAAPTAYPEADQFRQVLSDSGLKVEISPLWGGTPFNNHLIVAQR
- a CDS encoding GspE/PulE family protein, translating into MKNIRQALVQCLEASGGSGIPLPIATPSSSVINQLLDMGALDEESFLSQLAVRVGLGYVSTPLPDSADAPEMKRLLPPRVALKHRLLPLKIEEDEITGAKKLIVAAYDPFDLIGRQAVAREVDAPVRWQIAPRKRLLNAMRDFYGVGADTFEEILKGRDVDGSDLEQRDEANIIDADDEEASVVKFVNTVIREALEQQATDIHVEPMEDKLRMRYRIDGRLREVPVPENIKQLQQSVIARLKVMAKLDIAERRLPQDGRISLQIAGQLIDVRVATIPSVEGESISLRLLGQEKFNLDRLRIETDLRGEIEVLLKKPNGIILVTGPTGSGKSTTLYTFLSQLNTEHRRIVTIEDPVENKLPGVVQIAVRPEIELTFATGLRSILRGDPNVVMVGEMRDLETAEIAIRAALTGHLVFSTLHTNNAIGGIMRLVDMGVEPFLVATSVRAFIAQRLVRLLCTACREPEPEAEMKLRELKYTGPIRTQVYRAKEGGCEACRHTGYKGRMSIYELVRLTPAMGELITHKASSAQLMVQAYKDGYRPMREYGVRKVLDGNTTIEEVISVTVAESEQ
- a CDS encoding MotA/TolQ/ExbB proton channel family protein; translation: MSDTPAVPPLPSGAESHLPRNPFQNTPVLLDWSRRDIERRLGFRGGRFTNPGKSLPFLLGILLTVAFFTGVILILQRWPQSQWLASMFLDRGPCPYPTVLLFFWALSILFFKWRKTVLQQQALALPVMPQQPDFELTPATARSVRERMSVMVDNPHHFVLLNRIDLALANLHNIGHASDVATILKIQAENDEAQVASSYGLIQGFIWAIPVLGFIGTVLGLSQAIGGFTNTLQSGAGMDSLRSSMQTVTGGLGTAFDTTLIALVCALALQLIVSFLQARESEFLDACNDICHKHVAGKLKLSSH
- a CDS encoding DUF4190 domain-containing protein, with amino-acid sequence MSAPAQYHLQWRGQRFGPWDLATIREALSSGRIHSLYQIHVDEKWQPLRDFLENLHPSSDPVQVAAKQNETRLRTEYEAKLQDLQEKLEQAQSIPMPGRPPPIPEHLLRKPLFVAPPVEPTPPQLPTYHLEIPAASARTSGLAIASFVLSLLFFIPIVNLISWILSIIFGHIALVKIRNNPLLGGRGLAMAGLAITYGIIMIIIMSAVFMELFKHF